The following is a genomic window from Pirellulaceae bacterium.
TTTCAGTTCAAGCGTGAGTGACTCTTTACTTTTCCGCCGCCCCATAGAGCGTACCCATTCCCAGGTACCAGAGGGGTCAACCTTAACATTTTTACTTTTCAACAATGGGTTACGCGCCACGGTATCCACCGGAACCGTATCGAAGAAACCAATCATCATTTCTTCCCAGCTTTGATCACCCCACCGGACCGTTTTGGTCGGATCGGGATTGACCGGATTGTCTTCTGAGTTGTCGTATGTCGCGGTACACAGGATCGTCGTTCCCCTTGGGAGCAACTTTGGCTCGGCGAGCAGATATTTCAATTGCCAATTAAAATCGTAATTGGGAACGTCGAGCAGCACCTCTCGCTCTCCATTCGGATAAGTGGCCTCATAGCGAAACGACTTCCCCCGCAAATGCAAATGGGGGGTCATGCTCAACAGAATTTCATCCCTTCGCAGACGAGTTTTCGCCTTGACCACCACATTTGGATCATGCGGTTTAATCGCAAAGTCGGCTTTGATTGCGAGACGACCATTGAGTGTTTTCTCGACCGTTTCCTTATCGACAAAACAGACTCCCGCGTAGCTTCGATCGAATTCCCGATGGCCATTCGGAGTGTAGTGCATCTGGAACAGGAGGCGACTCCCCGCAGGAACGTGAATCGCAGTCCCCGGTTCGAGCAAAACCGGTAGACTCCCCGGAGCATACCCGACCAAAACCGATCTCAAGTCAGCCCCGCGGCGATTTCCGCCTGGCAAGACAAAGATCAAGATATGATGTACGACCGAGGTATTATCGGGACGGGCTTCCGCTGCCGAGATGTACTTATCCTCGTCCCACCCTGGATCAACCACAAAATGCTGGTAATCGACGGTCCCTTGCGATGGCACTTCGAATGGTGTTTCTTGCATGTAAAAGACTTGGTCCGGCTGTGGAATTCGCCAGCCTTTGACAAACCTGGTGGGTTCTGGCAAGTCCACCGGATCACCCTCAGGCATACCATTCGCCACCCATTCGCTGATCAATTGCCGTTCTTCGTCGCTGAGTCGTGCATCATTCTTGAAAGACCCATGTTTTGGATTCGCAAACCAAGGTGGCATCCGTTTTTCTTCGATCACTTCAAGAATCGTATCCTCCCACCCAATCACGTCTTCGTAGCTCGTCAAGGCAAAGGGAGCGATTTCGCCATCACGGTGACATTCCACACAACGGCGATTGAAAATGCGTGAAATCTGGTTTGCATAAGTGATATCGCCCTTGGGTTCAACTTGACTGACTCGTCCAATATGGCAGCCAACAACCTTCGTTTCGGGCACTGTTACATCCTTTCCCGCCAACAGCTCTTCCACGGCAATTGCAACGTCCAGCCGTTCTGCTTTATCACGCAGATAGCCAACACCATATTGGTCATCGATGCGACCATGATAGCGCACCTTGCGATCCGCATCGAGGATGAATACCTCTGGCGTTCGCTCGGCGTCTAACGCGTCCGCAACACGATTACCAAGATCTTTCACCATTGGAAAACTAATGCCGTATCGATCGACAAACGCTGTCATTTCTGTAGCGCTATCTTGCGTGTTCGAATTGACACCGATGAACTCAACGCCTCGGTCTGCAAATCGATCTCGCATCTCAGCCAGCCGTGGACCGTAGAGCTTGACCAAAGGGCATTCGGTACCGAGAAAGGTAATGACGATTATTTTTTTGTCCGCAAAATCGTGGAGGGAATATTCGCGCCCTCGATGGCTCTTCAGGGTGAAATCCTCAACTTTCTTACCAATGTGCGACGCCGCCACCGCGGGCGCCGAAGAAACGAGCAACGTAAAAAGCACCAAAAGTTGGTGAATTGTTTTTTTTCCCATCTCGCTCTAGCTCCCGTGGGTTTGTGCAAGACTTTTCCATGACACATGGAAATTCAATCAATGCACTGTCTATACGCTACACATTTATGCAAATAGGCACAGTCTAAAATATCAATCAAACTGTATCGAATTGTAATCAAAAGACGAAAGTTCACCCAACTTAACAGCCGCATCAGACACTGCTATCAGCAGCAAATTCACGGCGAAGCCGCGTATTGCCCAGATTCCATGGACTTCGACTCGCCTGCGTTGGGCATTTCATACTGATAGGGAACGCGACGGCCAGAATGGTTCGTCAACTTCCCACCTGCCAACCCCTTTTGAACAGCGGTCGCTTCCCTGACCATGATTTCCCTGCAACCCACGCAAAACATCGAATCCAGTGGAAATGCTTGAGCTTTTGCACGATAGGAAGAGGCAGCGTTTAGGTTACCAAGCGATCTGGACCCAACGCCGTTTGCGATGCATGATAGACGCAAGACGATTCGCATCGGCTCGAATGTCATAACAAGCAGAACTTCGATCCTGTCGTTGAGTACACCATTTCTGGTGCGGCGAGTGTATCGCCCCATTAAAATCCAACTTAGAGACGAGCACTATGTCATCGGTCGAACGCATCGAACAACTGCCGCCCGCTCCCGCTCGGCCCGTGGACGGACACAAAGGCACGTTTGGACGAGTGATGATCGTGGCCGGCAGCGCGGGCATGAGTGGCGCAGCCTGCTTAGCTGGTTATGGTGCACTTTGTGGCGGCGCCGGTCTTGTCACGCTGGCCATCCCACAATCTCTCGTCAACATAGTCGCCTCAGTGGAACCGTCTTGGCTCACCTTACCGCTTGCCGACACTGATGGGCATCTGTCCAAACGATCGATCGGCTTGCTTGAACAGTCTCTTCGAAACCAATCGGTCGTGGCAATCGGACCAGGACTAGGCGATTCCGATGGCGTTCGGTCGACCGTTCAGCACCTGTACGCAACGAGTTCTTTGCCGATGGTGGTTGACGCGGATGGACTGAATGCGTTTGCGAGTCAGTCAGATGAATTAACACGGCCAGCAGAAACAGCCCCCCGGGTCCTTACGCCTCATCCGGGTGAATTTGCTCGATTACTTTCGAGAGGAAACACGGACACCCGCCAAGTTCAAGAAGAATTAGCGATCGCTTTTGCGGCAAAGCATCAGGTCATCCTGCTGCTCAAAGGGGCTCAAACCATTACCACCGATGGGCATCGCCTGGCCATCAACCGCACTGGTAATTCGGGCATGGCAACGGGCGGTTCCGGGGATGTGCTGACCGGATTGATTTCGGCCTTGCTCGCCCAAGGGATGAGTCCCTTTGAAGCAACCCAACTCGGCGCTCACCTACACGGTTTAGCGGGCGACATCGCTGCCGAACTCCACAGTCCGCAGGCAATGATTGCATCCAATATCCATCAATGCCTGGGTTTGGCTTGGCAACAATTCCTGCAGGCCTCTTAAACAAAGTCACCGGTAATAAACAATGAAATTCATTTATGGACACACGGCGCATTTTGTGACTGGGTGATCGATGTAAGAAGATGTTTTCGTGTTCGTTCGACACAGTTTGCACTTTGTTGCACTCGCCTTCTGCCGAACCCCCAAAAAAAGTCGTTCGCATTGCTCGCTCCTTTAACAATCTCATCAACACCGCAAACAGCTCAGGACGCCCCCCAGGAACGCGAGAATGGATAAACCTTGGATCCACGAAGCAATATCACGTCTCGATTCGGACTTCAATCGATCGGCGGACACCCACTTGATCCGCATCCCCCATGGTGTCAGTCCCGACATCGACCTGTACCTCAAAGATGAATCGATTCACCCTTCGGGCAGCCTTAAACACCGCTTGGCCCGCTCTCTATTTCTTTATGCGATCTGCAATGGTTGGATTAAACAGGGAACACCGATCATCGAAGCATCCTCCGGCAGCACGGCGATCAGCGAGGCCTATTTCGCCAAAATCCTTGATCTACCGTTCCACACGGTAATCCCATCAAGTACTTCGAAAGAAAAGGTCCATAAAATAGAATTCCTTCAGGGCCAATGTCATCTCACCGATCAGCATGACATCCATCTTGCTGCGATAACGCTCGCGCAGGAGCTTGGCGGACACTTCATGGATCAATTCACCTACGCTGAGCGAGCGACAGATTGGCGAGGCAATAACAACATCGCCGAATCACTCTTCCGGCAGATGGGCAACGAACGCTATCCGGAACCAACATGGGTGGTAATGAGTGCTGGGACCGGCGGCACCTCGGCCACAATCGGCAGGTACATCCGCTATCAGAAATTGAGTTCACGCCTGTGCGTTGCCGACCCGGAGCACTCCGTCTACTACGATTATTATCACTCGCGAGATCGATGCCTCACGTGCGACCGTCAATCCCGGATTGAGGGAATTGGGCGTCCGCGTGTTGAGCCTTCCTTTATCGCGGAGGTGATCGATCGCATGATGAAGGTACCCGACGCGGCATCCATCGGCACCATGCGTGCTTTTCACATTGCCTCCGATCGCAAATGCGGAGGCTCAACGGGCACCAATCTTTGGGCAACCCTGCAGCTGATGTTGGAGATGAAGTCCCAACAGCAAGCGGGCAGCATCGTCACAATGATCTGTGACGGCGGCGAACGTTATCTGGGCACCTATTACAACGACGATTGGCTGCAGTCCCAGGGTCTTGAAACCGCCCGATACACCGATGAAGTCACACGGTTGTTGATCGATAGTTGCGACTGACTCAAACGGCTCAATGGTTCATTCGACACGTCGATTCCATTGCACGCAATCTGCGTAGGTGACTCCGACTCCACCAAAGATATCCAATGCGCTACCGATCGTCAGATCCACTTTTCCCTGACTCAATCGATCGACCAGCTCAAGATCTTCGCGACTACGCGCGCCGCCGGCGTAAGTAACAGGAATCGAGGACCAAGCAGCCAACTCGCAGACTAACTGCTCGTCAATCCCCTCGCATTTCCCCTCAACATCAGCCGCATGAATCAGGAATTCATCACAATAGGTCGCTAAACGGGCTAACGTCGCCTCTGACACGGACAGTTCGGTCAGTGTTTGCCAACGATTCATCGCCACCTGCCAACCCCCGGACACTTTCCGACAACTCAAATCCAACACAATCCGTTGGCGCCCAACCAATCGCACAAGGGACTCCAGCGCCTCGACCTCGAAACAACCGCGCGAATCGAACAACATCGAGGTCACGATTACATGGCTCGCGCCCGCCTCCAAGAACCCTCGAGCGTTTCCAAGCCCAACTCCACCACCCAGTTGCAATCCATCGGGATAGGTTCGGAGCGCCAACAGAGCCGCTTCGCAATTTCCGGGCCCAAGTTGAATCACGTGCCCACCCGTCAGACCATCATTCCGATACATGGCCGCAAAATGATCGGCGCCTTGTTCACTCACAAAATTCGTTTTCAATTCACCATGATCGGCAGCCAATGTTCCACCGACGATTTGTTTTACTCTGCCTTGATGCAAATCGATACAGGGCCGAAATTTAGTCATTTTTGTTTCCATCACCGAATTCCCCGCGTCATCAGGTTGTGCACGCCACAAGCCCGATCCTTGCTCATTCTAAGGAGATTCGCCCTGCGTTGAAAATCCATCTATTGTCCGAGTCGCTGCCTTCGAATAAGCGTATCAGCCAGGTGCTCAACCGCCCCCCTTGGCTTGGTGAACACCGTCCGTCATTTCCCTCAAATCACCAGGTACTCTTCCTCAGGCACGCTCGGTTAAGTCAATCTCAACGGTCAGCTCTAGCTTGTCTTCTGTCGCGGTGGCAGCGATTTTCTGGGAATCACTTTCACAAACCTCATATCGCTGCCACCAATCAAGTGATTGCTCCGTCGACCACTGCCCAAAGGCTTTACAACCGCGTAATGCCGTGGCGAGTTCCGCCGCCGACTGCGGGCGTCGGGCAGGATTTTTTTCGAGGCAAGCCATGACCACCGCCTCCAGATCCGCGGCGATCGGCCGTCCCAATCGCTCGGCAAGCATCGTGGGATTGGTATGAAGATGATCATGCAAGACTTGAATCGCGTTTTTTGCTCCAAACAAAGGCTGCCCGCACAACAGGAGGTATCCGACCGCCCCGAGCGAATACAAATCGCTGCGGGCGTCGACTTCTTGCGAATTCGAAATTGCCTCCGGCGACATGTAGAGCGGCGTTCCCGTAATGGACTCCGCCTGAGTCACCCATGCGTCCTGGTCAGCAACGTCTTTTACCAAACCGAAATCCAGCACTTTGACGATATCCGTTTGTCCGCCACGTTGGCACAACATAATATTGGGCGGCTTGATATCCCGATGCACTAAACCAGCTTCATGAGCTTCGTGTAAACTGCCACAGACTTGCAACAGAAGATGAATCACACGGGCAGCAGGCATCGGACCGGAAAACTCGACCGCATGGCCCAAGTCGACCCCATCCAGGTACTCCATGGCATAATAAAAAGTACCGTCCGGTGTTCTTCCGTAGTCAAAGATGACGATCGTATTCGGATGAACAAGTTGGCTGGTCGACTGCACTTCCCGTTCGAATCGACTAATTGCAGCCGCTGTATTGTTTTCCGCTCGAAGCAATTTGACGGCCGTTGGACGGCGCAGCATCGTATGACTGGCTCGATAAACTTGCCCCATGCCGCCCTCCCCAATTTTCTCCTCGAGTTTGTATTGCCCGAGTTGGACAGCCGCTTCCACCCGTTGCCTGAGACCGACAATCGTTCCTAATCCGACCGCTCCCAGCGTTGCCACCAAGCTCGAGATCGTCCCCGCTGCAAAAACGAACCAAGCAGTCGTGTGCGCATTCCAGTCGGAGCCCGTCTCCGCGATCACACGTAACGTCCATGGTCGATTCCCCACCGAAATTCGATCCGACCAAGTCAGGTTGTCGAGAGGCGGCGATGCTTTCGTCGGATGTGCATTTTCGAACAACACACTTTGCTCGGCATCGGGCAAGTCGTCTGACAGGATCACGCGCGTGCCCTGCATGTAATTGCCGTCCAGTACTTCGCCCATGATCGGCCCAATCAACAGGGTCACCGCAACCACCCCCTGATAACCACGAGACGCTTCCCTCACCCCCGCGTTTCCCACCGGAATGTAGAGAGCGACGCCGGTCATATCGCCTCCATCACCGGAAATCAGCAGTCGACCGGAAACAGCCATTGCTCCCGTGTTCAAAGCTTTTCTAATCGCCGTTGAACGAGAACCATCTGTCAACAAATCACGCCCCACATTGAATCGTAATGGTTGCTCATAGAGGACCGGCATAAACTGAGTACGGTTCAAACCGGCCGCGTCTCCCCCTTGATCCACATCAGCTCGAATCTCGAAATCGACTTGGCCATCCTCACGCGCTGAAGGCGCGACATCGGACAGCTGCTCAGCGTCAACAAGAGGGATCCACTGAAATGCATAAATACCGCTGTGCCGTTCTAAGGCACCTACGACAAAGGTACTGAATTCTTTTCGAGTGACTTCTTCCGACGCCTCAAAAAGCGCAGGCAGAGATCGAAACACTTCCAGCGTGGCCTCGAATTTAGTTTCGGCAACCTGAGTAAGATGATCGGCAAGCCGATCAAATTCAGCCGTTTTCTGCCGATCCTCCACGCGATACGCGAGCCAGGAGACGACCGACGTGGCCAACATACCCGTCGCGAGGACCAAAGCGGCCAACTTCCAAGCAACGTGCATTCGGCTGCTTTGTGCGGCGTTCCTTGGCGGGAACACCGACAGATTCGATAGCGACGCAGGCGCTTTGTTCGGGTGAGCCATAAATGTAAACGACCAGGATTTCATGAGGTGACTTCTGGGAGCGCCATCGACCACCGCTCAATAATACACTGCACAACAAAAAACTAATACACTTGTCCCGTACAACGAACAGGGCACAACGATTCCAGACAGTTGTAAACCGGTCTTTCACGCAGGCCTCGCCCGGCCGGTCAGGCCACTTGGACGGACTTCACCCCCATGTTTTTTCATCCGTCGGTTCGCATACGACTCGGCCGATTGCCAACCTACCGCAACAACTCGGTGACTTGAGTCGAATGCCGCTCAACCTCTTGACTGTCAGACTGGGAGGTCGGCCACAAAAGCTTCAGTCCGGTGGCCACCATCACGACCATCAGAAATGTGAATACCAGCTTCTGACCCTTTGAGATCGCAATTCTCGCACCCACGTAGCCACCCATCAAATTGCCAACAGCCAGAATTAGTCCGGGAATCCAGTCAACCTGGCCGAAGAGCACAAAGACGGAGAGTGCAAAGATCGTGACGATGAAGCCGATCACATTTTTCGCAGCATTCGCATTGACAAGATCCCGCGCGTGAAATATGCCCATCGCAAGCAGCAACAAAATCCCCATTCCCGCCTGAATGAAGCCAATGTAGATCCCGATGCCGAGGAACAGGATAAATTCGGCAATGGGCGAAGAGATTGGCTCACGTTCTGCCCCGGTCAACAGTTTTGGCTTGAAGGCCAGCAGTCCCGCCATCGCCAAAAACAAGGCACCGAACACGGGCTTGAACGCCTCGACGGGCAAATAAATCGCAGACAACACACCGACCGGCGCACCCAATAACAGAGGCACACAAAGTCGCATGACGAGCTTGAGGTCGATGCTACCATTTCGATAAAAGGTCGCGGAAGCCGATCCAGACGAAAGCAAGATTGCAACGCGATTCGTTCCATTCGCGATTTTCGGATCAAGCCCGCAGACGAACATCAAGGCGGGCAAGGTCAAGAACGAACCGCCCCCGGCAATCGTATTCACCACACCCGCGAGAAACCCAGCCGGAATCAGCAGTAGGTACCAAACCCAATCGGACATATAATCTTTACGACTTGCTGTGATTCACCACGCGGCTCCCGTATGAAGACGGGGAATCGCCTCGGAGTGATTCAGGAAGGATGTTAGTTACCGCTTGGCTGTCATCGCACGACGCTCGGCTCGCATATCGTACATCGGATTTCTTTCAGTCGGCACCGGAGCCCCGATTTGTTCACGCCAGTCTTCTAGCTGACGCAATAACTCATGCAACTTCGCTGGATGCTTGGCCGACAAATCGTTAGCCTCGCCAATATCGCTTCGCAAGTTATACAACTCCAGCCCTCCATCCTCAAAAAATTGATGGAGCTTCCAGTCACCGAGGCGAATTACGCTGCAAGGACGTGATCGAAACAAAGGATCACGTTGCTCATTCCAGACACGATAGGCCTGCAGATAAGCGGGGAAATGCCAAAACAGAGGCCGTTGGCCGAAAGTCAACGTTTCCCCCCGGAGAATTGGCAGCAGACTCTCTCCATCGCCGGCCTGTTCGGCCGGCAGTTTCGCTCCAGCAACTTCACAAATGGTTGGGTATAGGTCGACGCCAATAATCGGTTCCTGGCTCCTACTGCCAGCAGAAACGACACCCGGCCATTTGACAAAGAACGGAACACGAATTCCTCCTTCGTAATAGGTTCCCTTATACCCTTTCAAGGGATGCATGTCGGTGGCGGGACCATAGCCTCCATTATCAGAAAAGAAAATAACGACGGTGCGTTCCACGATACCGAGTTTTTCCAGCGTAGCTTGTATCCGCCCCACGCCGTCATCGACGGCCTGAATCATGGTTGCCATCTCGACATGCTGATGCAACTTGCCTTGTGGCTTGGATTCATACTTGGCAATCAGTTCTTTCTTGGGATCCAGCGGAGTGTGTACTGCAAAATGGGTCAGATAGAGCGCCCAAGGATGTTCTCGGTTTTCCTTGATGAATCCAATCGCTTCATCGGTCAATCGGTCGGTTAGATACTCCCCTTGCGGCGCATCAGTCAGCCCCGGGGTTCGCTTACCATGCGGCGGATAATAGCCGCGAGGAGGTCCGCCCGACTTGGTACCACCAATATTGACATCAAACCCGTAGGGCTTTGGGTCCTTACTTAAATGCCATTTGCCCATGGTTGCCGTTCGATAACCAACGGCCTGCAACTGATGGGCCCAGGTTTTAATCTTCGGATCAAGCGTGTCGGTACCGGGAACATGCTTGAGCTTCCGATAACGGCTGTCACCACGAGCCCTGGTGCCAACATTAAAGATGCGGTGCCGAGGCGTGTATTGTCCCGACAACAGCGAGGCTCGAGCCGGAGCGCAATTCGCCGCACAAGAGTAGGCATCAGAAAAGATCATGCCCTCCGAAGCCAACCGGTCGAGGTTCGGCGTCTCATAAAAATCAGAACCCATGTAGCTCACGTCGCGCCAGCCAAAATCATCCAGGAACACAAAAAGAATGTTAGGCTGCCTCGCCGTTTTCCCAGGCGGCTCGGCTTGTAAATCCGAGATGCACAGCAGACTCACCGCAAACAGACTCATCCAGCCAAGTCGCTGTTTGATTGATAGCTTCATTTTCTCGTTTTCCCCAGGAACACATTTACCTCATTCTGATCTACAATACGCGCCCACGTCCACTCGTTCCTCCCAGAACCCTTGACGAGCTGGTCGAATAAGCACCGCCCAATCACCCGATCACTCACAAATCTCGGACCCACCCCAATGATTCGCTTGACAGTTCTCTATGGCCAACCCAACGACCCAGCAGAGTTCGATCGCTATTACCACGACGTCCACATACCGCTGGCAAAAAAGGTCAAAGGATTCAAAGGTTGGACCATCGGAAAATGCCGATCCGCCAATCACGGTGAAGCAGCTGAGTTCTACATGGTTGTCGGACTCTATGCCGATAGTCGCGAGCAAATGGAGCAGATTCTTGCTAGTCCGGAGGGCCAAGAATTAGTCGCCGACGTGCCCAAATTCGCCAGCGGTGGCGTCACCTTCCTCTACAGCGACGAACAGGTGTTGATTCCCTATTCCCTCAAGGGCTGACTTTCGATCGGTTCCCAAAAAACGGCCAACCAAACAGTCGCTTCCTCCGCGGCGGTTGACTCGACACGATGTCGTCGGTGCGGAGGAATACTCACCCAATCACCGGGTTTCATTGCGATCGGTTTCGCATCGCCTTCGAACAACAAATGCGCGTACCCCTGCAACAGGGCCACCCATTCGTGCTCGGTTTGATCATACCAGTGGCCCTCTGGAGTCGAGTGCTGCAAAGATACAATCCGCTCAATTCGCAACGCCCCCTCATTCACTAACACCTGACTCAATTCGGCGGGTAACTGCTCAGGTATCTCTGAAAACAGATTTTTCATCTCAGCGCCTTTTCGTTGCGTGGTCTTTCCATTCGCAGGGGCAAACCCAACTCACTTTATTGTAAAGAATGCGTCAGCCAGCAGGATAATCTTACGTCAACACTGTTTTGATTTGCTTCGTGATCCCGATCGTCGTATAAAGATCCGTTATTCGATCCAGGGAAGCCGAAGCAACGCTACGGAGGACGTTGACGATGTTTCGAATTGATGCCGGCGGTGCCGGCCGCTACTGCGACGGATTAAATCGCCGAAGTTTCGTCCAGCTCGGTATTGCCGGGATGGCGTCTATCGGTTTACCGCGTTGGCTGCAGGCTCGTGAGCAACTAACTTCGGCCAAATCGAATCAGAGATCGGCCATTCTCATCTGGCTTGATGGCGGACCGGGCCATCTCGACACCTACGATATGAAGCCGACGGCTCCTGCTGAGTATCGGGGGATCTGGCGTCCGATTCGAACCAATGTAACGGGTATTGAGCTCACAGAACTCTTCCCCCGACAGGCCAAAATCGCAGACAAGTTTTCGATCGTCCGATCCCTGCATCATGACACAGGGGATCACTTTGCGGGCGGCCACCGCATGCTAACATCGAAAGACATGGGAGTCAGCGGTGGCAATACGGCAGGCCGTTTCCCATCGATTGGGTCGATCGTTTCCCACCAGCGCGAGCATCAAACCTCAGAGCTTCCTCACTACATGAGCGTACCGGTCGCGAGCAGTATCGGCCTACGGCCTGGATACTTTGGTGGCAACTGGCTTGGCCCCCAATATGATCCGTTTCAGACCAATGGCGATCCCAACAGTAAGACATTTCGAGTCGACAATCTGCAACTTGCTCCAGGAATGACCGTGAAGACGCTTGACGATCGCAAGCGTCTTGCGTTGGCCTTGGATCGCATCCCCCGCGGCGTCGACAACAGCGGCACCTTCGATGCGATGAATCGATTTGAAAAACAGGCTTTTAGTTTTGTCACGGCTCCTCGAGCGCGTGCCGCATTCGATCTTTCGCGTGAGAAGGACAAGCTGCGAGACCTCTACGGCCGGCACACTTGGGGACAAAGTACATTGCTCGCTCGACGTTTGGTGGAAGCCGGCGCGTCATTTGTTACGGTCCATCTTGGTGGCTGGGACCACCATTGGAACTTAGAGTCCGGCATGGAGAGCTACCTTCCTCGCGTCGATGAACTCGTCGCAGCGCTGTTCACCGACTTGGATCAACGAGGAATCCTCGATTCGACATTGGTCATACTCTGCGGTGAATTTAGCCGTACACCGCGCATGAATGACGGCGGTAACGGCGGACCTCCCCTTAGCAAGGGAACCCCGGGACGAGACCATTGGGGCAACGCCATGTTTTGCCTGCTGGGCGGTGGCGGAATCCGAGGCGGTCAAATCATCGGCTCAACTAACAATCGTGGAGAAGAACCGCAAACGAGACCCGTTCAACCGTCCCATGTACACGCAACGATCTACCGTTGCCTAGGCATTGATCCTACGCTACATCT
Proteins encoded in this region:
- a CDS encoding EthD family reductase, with the translated sequence MIRLTVLYGQPNDPAEFDRYYHDVHIPLAKKVKGFKGWTIGKCRSANHGEAAEFYMVVGLYADSREQMEQILASPEGQELVADVPKFASGGVTFLYSDEQVLIPYSLKG
- a CDS encoding cupin domain-containing protein, whose product is MKNLFSEIPEQLPAELSQVLVNEGALRIERIVSLQHSTPEGHWYDQTEHEWVALLQGYAHLLFEGDAKPIAMKPGDWVSIPPHRRHRVESTAAEEATVWLAVFWEPIESQPLRE
- a CDS encoding DUF1501 domain-containing protein; this encodes MFRIDAGGAGRYCDGLNRRSFVQLGIAGMASIGLPRWLQAREQLTSAKSNQRSAILIWLDGGPGHLDTYDMKPTAPAEYRGIWRPIRTNVTGIELTELFPRQAKIADKFSIVRSLHHDTGDHFAGGHRMLTSKDMGVSGGNTAGRFPSIGSIVSHQREHQTSELPHYMSVPVASSIGLRPGYFGGNWLGPQYDPFQTNGDPNSKTFRVDNLQLAPGMTVKTLDDRKRLALALDRIPRGVDNSGTFDAMNRFEKQAFSFVTAPRARAAFDLSREKDKLRDLYGRHTWGQSTLLARRLVEAGASFVTVHLGGWDHHWNLESGMESYLPRVDELVAALFTDLDQRGILDSTLVILCGEFSRTPRMNDGGNGGPPLSKGTPGRDHWGNAMFCLLGGGGIRGGQIIGSTNNRGEEPQTRPVQPSHVHATIYRCLGIDPTLHLLDHSGRPTSVLEDPTAIEELL